In Silene latifolia isolate original U9 population chromosome X, ASM4854445v1, whole genome shotgun sequence, the following proteins share a genomic window:
- the LOC141617027 gene encoding uncharacterized protein LOC141617027, which translates to MAPQRRKRSRKNPSDGEASRKKRRYGHRGRTVLDMVAKAFKEKKPIELEWDKEDNLPTGKYASKFSSWIGVTVRGHVSCALDNWEKVDGPTLDLMLGELTGAFNVIEERHDWCLQKLGELWRKWKCTLHRKWMYDETGAVQMTPPSLYKQITQDHWNAFVASHSTEDFKAISKKNKENAGRRRGTYYGSRAGYRGVRVKVKKDLAAKGKQVEKVDRYLTWLRGHKSDKGDMTDYVKEVALKIEAIEKDVEAGVFVPKGREDILAKAIGKLEHPGRVRGVPQGISITEYFGKGPKKPTREELYEKINCMQVKIDDIEKMKAMMMHFWQSGEKPSLKY; encoded by the exons ATGGCCCCGCAAAGACGTAAACGAAGTCGGAAGAACCCCTCTGATGGTGAGGCAAGCAGAAAGAAGAGGAGATATGGTCACAGGGGCCGAACAGTGTTAGATATGGTCGCAAAAGCTTTTAAAGAGAAAAAACCAATTGAACTTGAGTGGGATAAAGAAGATAATTTGCCTACAGGAAAATACGCGTCTAAGTTTAGTTCATGGATTGGTGTGACTGTTCGGGGGCATGTTAGTTGCGCATTGGACAATTGGGAGAAAGTGGATGGACCGACCTTAGATCTTATGTTGGGTGAACTCACG GGTGCGTTCAATGTCATTGAAGAGCGTCATGATTGGTGTCTCCAAAAGTTGGGTGAGTTGTGGAGAAAATGGAAATGTACCTTGCATCGTAAGTGGATGTATGATGAGACTGGAGCTGTCCAAATGACACCACCATCCTTGTATAAGCAGATAACTCAAGATCACTGGAACGCGTTTGTGGCATCTCACAGTACTGAAGATTTTAAG GCAATAAGTAAAAAGAACAAGGAGAATGCTGGTAGAAGAAGAGGGACATACTATGGCTCTCGAGCAGGATATCGAGGGGTTCGAGTTAAAGTC AAAAAAGATTTAGCTGCCAAGGGAAAACAAGTGGAAAAAGTTGATCGATATTTAACTTGGCTAAGGGGTCACAAGTCTGACAAAGGGGACATGACTGATTATGTTAAGGAAGTCGCTTTGAAAATT GAAGCAATAGAAAAGGATGTTGAGGCTGGTGTATTTGTGCCCAAAGGACGGGAAGACATACTCGCTAAGGCGATAGGCAAGCTCGAGCATCCTGGCCGTGTGCGTGGAGTTCCTCAAGGTATATCCATTACTGAGTATTTTGGGAAGGGACCAAAAAAACCGACACGAGAAGAGTTGTACGAGAAGATAAATTGCATGCAAGTGAAAATTGATGACATAGAAAAGATGAAAGCGATGATGATGCATTTTTGGCAAAGCGGTGAGAAGCCAAGTCTGAAGTATTAG
- the LOC141621285 gene encoding uncharacterized protein LOC141621285, which produces MMTLIQAKGSFIQWPQSHIHGPDKNHQEEKALPKKSKPQKTSPLIPPANTFLGIKVSREFKQKQRTMDLKLLETEARVLKASGTMINVEIDEHILHNKQTCSLSYEELVHLLDEAEIGASHITLFMRYLSDVTETMRSTSSYGFLCPHTLSPYSTVENENSRSDYIASAMTCTGCGRGRKLIFAPYVEGEHWMLGAINPAESIVYWCDPAGYEEPRQFFVDTITKAFNKRNSIDLLAGYEAKEVVWKKIKCPMQPFGTVLCGYYICRYMLEIIRGRYVSIIPNFMLKAPKSYTLEQIDEVRDIWANFALQFKPKISDD; this is translated from the exons ATGATGACATTGATTCAAGCTAAGGGATCATTTATTCAGTGGCCGCAAAGTCATATTCATGGTCCTGATAAG AATCATCAAGAAGAAAAAGCATTACCAAAGAAGTCCAAGCCTCAAAAGACTTCGCCCTTGATTCCGCCAGCAAACACTTTCCTTGGTATAAAAGTTAGTCGTGAGTTTAAGCAAAAGCAGAGGACTATGGATTTGAAGTTGTTAGAAACTGAGGCTCGGGTTTTAAAGGCAAGCGGGACAATGATCAATGTTGAGATTGATGAACATATATTACACAATAAACAAACTTGCAGCCTTAGTTATGAAGAGCTTGTTCATTTGTTGGATGAAGCTGAGATTGGTGCCTCTCACATTACTCTTTTTATGAG GTATTTGAGTGATGTTACCGAGACTATGCGAAGTACGAGTTCATATGGATTCTTGTGCCCACATACATTATCCCCATATTCCACTGTCGAGAATGAAAATTCTCGATCTGATTATATTGCTAGCGCCATGACTTGTACCGGATGTGGTAGAGGTCGGAAACTTATATTTGCTCCATATGTCGAGGG TGAACATTGGATGTTGGGTGCGATCAATCCGGCTGAAAGTATAGTTTATTGGTGTGATCCTGCCGGATATGAGGAGCCTCGTCAATTTTTCGTGGATACAATTACTAA GGCCTTTAATAAAAGGAACTCTATAGATCTACTTGCCGGATATGAGGCCAAAGAGGTTGTTTGGAAAAAGATAAAG TGCCCTATGCAGCCCTTTGGTACCGTCTTATGTGGATATTATATTTGTCGATACATGCTGGAGATAATCAGAGGAAGATATGTTAGCATTATTCCAAAT TTCATGCTTAAAGCCCCAAAGTCATATACACTTGAGCAAATTGATGAGGTGAGGGATATATGGGCCAACTTTGCACTCCAATTTAAGCCAAAGATAAGCGATGATTAA